A genomic stretch from Alosa sapidissima isolate fAloSap1 chromosome 3, fAloSap1.pri, whole genome shotgun sequence includes:
- the LOC121705769 gene encoding 26S proteasome non-ATPase regulatory subunit 11A, which translates to MAAAAVVEFQRAQSLISTDRDASIDILHAIVKRDVQETDEEAVRVKEQSILELGGLLAKTGQAAELGGLLKYVRPFLNSISKAKAARLVRSLLDLFLDMEAATGQEVELCLECIEWAKSEKRTFLRQALEARLVSLYFDTRRYQEALLLGSQLLQELKKMDDKALLVEVQLLESKTYHALSNLPKARAALTSARTTANAIYCPPKLQAALDMQSGIIHAAEEKDWKTAYSYFYEAFEGYDSIDSPRAVKALKYMLLCKIMLNAPEDVQALISGKLALRYAGRQTDALKCVAQASKNRSLADFEKALTEYRAELRDDPIISNHLTKLYDNLLEQNLIRVIEPFSRVQIGNISSLIKLSKGDVERKLSQMILDKKFHGILDQGEGVLIVFDEPPVDKTYEAALETIQNMSKVVDSLYNKAKKLT; encoded by the exons TCAAGCGAGATGTCCAAGAGACCGACGAGGAGGCTGTGCGCGTCAAGGAACAGAGTATCCTTGAACTGGGGGGTCTGCTGGCCAAAACGGGACAGGCAGCAG AGCTCGGTGGCCTCCTGAAGTATGTAAGACCCTTTCTGAACTCCATCAGTAAAGCCAAGGCAGCGAGGTTGGTGCGCTCCTTGCTAGACCTCTTCCTGGACATGGAGGCAGCCACAGGGCAGGAAGTGGAGTTGTGCCTGGAGTGCATAGAGTGGGCCAAATCTGAGAAGAGGACGTTCCTGCGTCAAGCGCTAGAG GCACGCTTGGTCTCACTGTATTTCGACACCAGGAGGTACCAGGAAGCCCTGTTGCTAG GCTCACAGCTGTTGCAGGAGCTGAAAAAGATGGATGACAAAGCGCTGCTGGTGGAAGTGCAGCTCCTGGAGAGCAAGACGTACCATGCGCTCAGCAATCTGCCTAAGGCCCGTGCCGCCCTCACGTCCGCCAGAACCACAGCCAACGCCATCTACTGCCCGCCCAAGCTGCAAGCAGCCCTTGACATGCAGTCGG GCATCATCCACGCGGCAGAGGAGAAGGACTGGAAGACAGCGTACTCGTACTTCTACGAGGCCTTCGAAGGCTACGATTCCATCGACAGTCCACGGGCCGTCAAGGCCCTCAAGTACATGCTGCTGTGCAAGATCATGCTCAATGC GCCTGAGGACGTCCAGGCATTGATAAGCGGCAAACTTGCCCTGCGTTATGCCGGCAGACAG ACAGACGCGCTAAAGTGTGTGGCCCAGGCTAGTAAGAACCGGTCACTCGCTGATTTTGAAAAG GCACTAACGGAATACAGAGCTGAGCTGAGGGATGACCCCATCATCAGCAACCACCTGACCAAACTCTACGACAACCTGCTGGAGCAGAACCTCATCAGAGTCATTGAACCCTTCTCCAGAGTCCAG ATTGGGAACATTTCCAGTCTTATTAAACTGTCTAAG GGTGACGTTGAGAGGAAACTATCTCAGATGATCCTAGACAAGAAATTCCATG GCATCTTGGACCAGGGAGAAGGCGTCTTGATCGTCTTTGACGAGCCCCCCGTTGACAAAACATATGAGGCAGCTCTGGAGACCATTCAGAACATGAGCAAAGTAGTGGACTCGCTCTACAACAAAGCCAAGAAGTTAACATAG